In Bos indicus isolate NIAB-ARS_2022 breed Sahiwal x Tharparkar chromosome 25, NIAB-ARS_B.indTharparkar_mat_pri_1.0, whole genome shotgun sequence, the DNA window GGTGCTGCCAGGCGCTCCTGCCGCCCCAGCCCCGGACTTCGGGTAGGGCGGCTTCACTCAAAGGACGATTTACAGTATTGAAAAAAGAGGTCATAAAAGAGACCCAAATGACGCCgtaaattttgtaaaaatttctCACTCATTCACCCTCGTCTCTCTCCCAGTTgctgccccgccccctccagcccccagaagggagaggagggctgggggGCTGGTCAGGGAAGCCCCCCGTTCCCTGCCAGCTCCTCCCGGCCCTGGTCCATGGCGTCGCTGTCTGAGGCCTCCGAATCGGAGGCGGTGTCCGAGGCGTGGGCCTCGGGGCAGCCGCGGACCGGCTTCACGATGACGGCTCGCCGCTGCTCCTCCTCCTGGCCCTGGGTGCCCTCGATGTGCTGGATCGCCTGGGATTGAGTGGGGGAGGCTGCTGTGAGGATGCGGGGGCCATGTGGACCGCCAGCATCTCCAGCAGTGTCTCCCCTACCACCCACACACCCCCCAGAAAGGACCAGAAGGAAGCCTGGCAAAAGGGGCAGCTCGTTCAGAGTCAGGGGGAAAACAAACTTTAGAAGCTCTCTCCTGAGCTGAATCTGGCTTGGAAGAGGGACAGTGCAAGCCTGCCTGAAGTCATAAGCCTCTCTCCCTCATTTATGTATTTCAAAAGCCTGCCTGTTGGCTTTATCAAAGGTCtctgttattaattttattattcagtttgcCGGGTGCAACTCAAGTTCCTGGGACttcaatgaactttttttttccgtTTGGGCCTTTgggttgtttctttctttgtaatgTTATTGGGCCTCCTAAAGGGGATCTCTGCATGAGGCTGGGCATAGCAGGGACTTCAGGCTCAACCTTCAGAGTTGAGCATCTtgtttcttcctcctccacctccaccctcaTCCCAAAACCCGAGAGACAGATGCAAGAACTCTGAAAGCAGGAGGCTCCAGGAACAAAGGACAGCCCCAGCAAACCCCCACGAGGGAAGGAATGGGGTCTTCCCGGCCATCCggtccctccctctctgcccctcacccAGGATGCAGAGATGGAGACCCATCTGGCTTCCAGACCTCCTCCCCCTACTCAATGCTCAATATCCCTGTCTCTATCCCCTCCACTCCCCCACTTTCTAATCTCCCCCCAAAGGGCCTGTTCCCAGGGGGCCGCCCCCAAGTACTGCCCTCTCCCCAGGGCCAGGTACCTGCACGATGGTGTCCAGATTTTGCCGGGATGTTGAAACAGAGTTGATGACCGAGGAGGGGCCCATGGTGACGACGTTGatgtggtgggagggagggggtgccGGCGCCGGCACTATCACcgtggggtggtgggtgggggccgGAGTGGGCAGGAGCTGGGAGACAAGGGGCCCTCAGTCTCTCTGCAAAGGTTCTAGGAGAAGCCCCTTCCCTTCTGTCCATTACAGAGGGTGCGGGACAGTCCTCCAAACCATCTCCCTCCGcccaccacctggggagcctccaCCAAACACCCCAGCAGCCCATCAACCTCCTTCACTCACAGCTCGGGGATGCCCAAATCAtgacccctcccacccctcttattttaagaaatgaaggcAAGGTGGCCTGGGGAGGGACTTCTGACCATCTGAGACTGCACGGGCCTTCCCTCTCCAGAGCCATGCCAGCAATTCACATTTAATAAATACAGTGGTGGTTGGGAGTTCAGACTGAATCTAGATGGCCAGGGTTCAAATCCCGGCCCCACTTCACTGAGAAATCTTGGGTGTGTTAGTgaacctttctgtgcctccaattcctcatcagtaaaacagGAGTAATAACAGCTCAGGCCTCAAAGCGCTGCTATAAGGAGTCAACGTAATCATGTATGCAAGACACCTGGGAGCCAGGAATGTCTACACTACTTCGACTGAGGCCCTGGGTCAGCCCTGCTGGACGCCTGGTGGCACTGACGTTGGGTCTGAGAGCCCCGGCCCAGGTGTGGGTGGCCCCTGCAGGCCCCTCCCGCTCACCTGGGTCCGCAGGTGCTGCTGTTCCCGCTCCAGCTTCTCCTGGTGCAGCAGCCGgacctgctcctgctgctgctgcagctgcaccTGCTGTGCGATCACCTTGAGCTTTTCCGGGTACATGTGGGCCTCCAGGGAGCGGACCTGGGGGTGGAGCAGTAGGGCTCAGGGGCGGGGCCCTTCGAAACATATTCAGGATGGAGACCAAAGTCCTGCACCATAGCCGCAGGGCCCAAGCtgactcctctccctccctcaggctgtgctccctccctgcctACCTTCAGCCCCAGGCCTTTGCCCATgtagttccctctgcctggagcacccttctcccctctctgctcctcccaCCCTCACAAGGAAACTGTGGGGTGGAACCAGCCCAGATCCCCCCTCGCTGATGCCCACTGACCACTGTGGCCTTTACCACGGATGCGTGTTTACAGTGTGAGTGCCTCTGACTCATCTCCCCAGGCGCGGACAGGGACCACCCCCCCGCAGGGCAGGAACCTGTCTGGTTTGCTCCCCACTGATCACCCCACCAGACACCCGACTCCCAGCCCCGGCAGGCACAAAGCAGGAGCTCCGAACCAACAGCATAGCCTCGTCTGCCTCACCCCGCCCGCCTCACCTGCTCCTCCAGCATCATGCGCACTGAGCGCTCCTTGTCCAGTTGCTGCCGCAGCTCGATCATCTCCCGCCGCAGATCCTCTGCCTTCTCGTCCTCCCAGATGTCCGGCGAGCCAATGCCCTCGTCTTTGTCCTCCGCCCGCCGCCGCTTGGGGGACGAGCCGCTCAGCTCCTGAGGACCCCCCAGGGGCTGATGAGTGTGCGGTGACACTGCatacatcaccaccaccaccaccagggcaGTGCGGAGCTCCATCGCAGCCCCCCAAAGCTGTCAAACCCAGGTGGACATGCACGAGGGAGCCCTCCTGTGCAAATCCACCAAGCGAAGGCTGGAAAGGGAGGCAGAAGGGACCTGCTTTCCCAAAGTCACTCGGTTGCTTCTAGAGCCCGCCCCACTGCACTGCACTTGCCCATGGCTAAGTCAGGACCCTGGGCAGGAAGGCAAGTGCCAGAAGTAGGCAGGTCAGTAGGAAATAAGGGACCCACAGCCACATCACAGTCCCAAGCCAGTGGTTGGGCCCGGACATGCCCACGCCAGGGAGAGGGCACCTAGAGGAGGGCAGAGTGCTACCTGGATAAAGCGCTTGAGCTGTGTGTTCTGCTGCAGGAGCCGGGTCTTCTCCTGCTCCAGGGAGAAGATGTACTCTGCCGTCTGCTGGAGAATGGCtgcctgagggcaggagggatgAGTCAGGGACCCCAACTATTGGTATCTCCCGAGTCTCCCcctccagccctcctcctcctccaggaagtcctcctggCACTCGCTCACCTTGCTGAGCTTCTCTCCATCTGTGTGGGGGATGAGGGTCTTGAGGGACTGGAAGCCTGCGTTGATGCTCTGCATGCGCCTCCGCTCGTTGCTGTTGGCGATCTCCCGCCGAATCCGCCGCTCCTGGTCCCGCTGAGTCTCAGGGGTCAGTGGAATGTTGGCCAGGCTACGGGAGAACAGGGACGGGCTCAGGCTGGGTGCCCTCCATGCCTGGTTCCCAGTGGGACCCTGTCTTCATCTCCAGAGGGCCCAAGTGTAACAGGCAAGCTGCCCCTACAGAATATACCGGCTCTGTCTGATGCCTACACCCCCCAGCAGACCAGGGAGCTGATGGAGTAGCATGTTCTGGCTGTCAACGTCAGTGTGTGGACCCCAAGTCTTGACCCCATTGTCTGGCCCACAGGCCTGTGTGGGACCGGGAAACCCACATGGCTAAGAATCCCTGTGATTGGATGTGGGTGGCCTCAGGTGATAATCAGAGACACCTGCTCTTGGGACACCTCTGAGCTCCTTGCTGTGCCCCCAGGGCCCCCTCCTTCAAGGTCGCAGGCTTGACGATGGAGGAAGatgtccctcctcccttcccatctccACAGCCACATACGCTGCTACGTaagaccccagcccagcccaagaCACTGTGCTAAGACTGCCAAGACAAGCCGAGTACCAGTCGCTCCAGGAAGAGGACCCAGCCAGCACCCGCTACCGACAGTTTGTCCCCAAGCCCACCCACCCTGAAAGGCAGGCCCACCCTGGGCCAGAGAAGCGAGACTCCCAGCACACAGCAAGCGATGTTATTGCATAGTATGTGTTCGCATGTCGCAGGAGAGGCAGCCAGTGGAAGGGGACGAGGCTGCAGGCTGAGAGGCGTTGGCGGGAGACAGAGCCAGCAGCGGGGCTGTGGGCCCAACGCCACTGCTCCCGAGGGGTGGGCCTGTGTGTGGCCTGGAAGAGGGAAGCTCCCCTCCCCGGCCCTCTCCTGCAACTTCCCCACCCCGGCCTGATGGCTTCCAGATGCCAGGCTCCCAGAAGAGGCCACCGGCCCCACCCAAAGCCACAGCCCCAGCTTCCTCCTGAGGGGCCCTCCTGGGGTGACCTGGTCCAGGCCCGGGCCAAGACAGCTCACACCCCCAGATCTGGGGAAACGCGGGGAGACGGTTCTGAGCAGCTTTGTTCCGTCGATGGCGGAGCAGCCTGCGCTCAGAGGCAGGTGCCCTGGCCCCTCTGACCACCCCCAGGAAAAAAGGAGTTTGTTGGGAAACCGAGGAGGGGAGCGCGTCTCCTGCAGCTGGAGACTAAGGTCTTcctggcccccacccaccccacctgtCCCTCCTCATTCCCCTGAGCGACCCCCTGAACTTGCCCTTGCCCCTTCCTGGGTCTCTGCCTCCTGTCCCCACGTGAGGGTGGTCGGCTAGGGGTGAGCTGGGAGCAAGCTTCACATCAGCTGCTGCCAGGGGTCCACAGACCAGCCCTGTCCTCCACCAGCAGCCCCAGCGTCTCCCTGGGAGCCCCCCAACCCCACCGCCAAGATACAGTTCCctcacagcactggaaaaggggGCCCATGACCCCCCATTTACAAATGAGACTGAGGGCTCAGAATGGGAGGGATGTGGTTTCCTGGTTAGCCGGGCACCTGGCTCCCCCATTTCCGGGCCAGGGGCACCTCACTTCTCTCAGTTTCCCTGACCTGACAGTGGGaagcttcccgggtggtgctagtggtaaagaacccacctgccaatgcaggagacataagagacgggggttcgatccctgggtggggaagatcccctgcaggaggaaatggcaacccactccaggatcatgcctggagaatcccaaggacagaggagcctgccggactatatagtccatagggttgcaaagagtaggacatgactgaagtgacttagcatgcacccacacagtgggggtgatggagaaaaagagaaaatgaaggtcaGAGACCTGATGCACAGTGGCTTGCCTGCCCTTTGCCGGTGGCGGGAGAAGGGAGATCAGAGCTGAGTCTGGGCCCCCAGGCCTGCCAGCGCCCTGCATACCCTCTGCAGCAGGTGGAttaaagagatggggagagaTGTCCCCAGGAAGCCAATGAACCCGGTGACTGACATCCATCTGGGAGTTTCCTATTCCCCCACCCGGAGAGATACAGGGAGAGACGCCCCCACTTACCCATTCCCTGGGTTCCCTCCTGGTGATGCCCAAAGACCAGAGCTGACCAGAGCATTATAGGGTCAAAAAGGAGCCCCACCTGCACCCCTGGGCCACTCTGAGTGCTGGCCCTTCCTTCCAGAAGGCCCACCTGTAGAGCCTAGCCACAGAGTTACTGTTTTCTTTAAAGTCTTGAGAATTAGGactggtgctttcactgctgggggcccgggtttaagatcctgcaagccacttggtgtggccaaaaaaattaaaaaagtaaaaagtctttttttttttaaaaagtaaaaagtcttAAGTTCTTAACATAATGTGCTAAAGACTCACTTCGCTGCAATTATCTCACTGAACCATCTCAATCATCCTCTGAGTCAAGTGGCCTGAtgagatgaagacactgaggcttgGGAAGGGAACAGCTTTGGTGCGTGCtgaagctgggacttgaaccccgATCCCAGCACCACAGATGCCCTGACAGACAGGTGATGGTCACCGCGTAGAGAGGCTGCGCACAGGTGTGCACTGTCAACGGGTCAGCTCTTACTGCCATTCACAggacttttttgtatttttccttgaCCCCCATGGACACCTAGTGGCTGAGCTGCAATGAGGAATCCAGGGTTCTGGGAGGGGAACTGGTATGCTCAACCAAGGTCCGGCAGCCACAGCAGGATACGACAGGCACTTGCAGGAGCCAAAATGCATGCTCTCCTCCCCTGCCTGCGGGCGGCACCCTTTACTGAGGGCTCACATACAGCCCTGTAGCCCCTCTGCCTCCCAGCCGAGACTCAGCAACTCTCCAGCCTGAAGCCA includes these proteins:
- the TFAP4 gene encoding transcription factor AP-4 isoform X1, whose protein sequence is MEYFMMPTQKVPSLQHFRKTEKEVIGGLCSLANIPLTPETQRDQERRIRREIANSNERRRMQSINAGFQSLKTLIPHTDGEKLSKAAILQQTAEYIFSLEQEKTRLLQQNTQLKRFIQELSGSSPKRRRAEDKDEGIGSPDIWEDEKAEDLRREMIELRQQLDKERSVRMMLEEQVRSLEAHMYPEKLKVIAQQVQLQQQQEQVRLLHQEKLEREQQHLRTQLLPTPAPTHHPTVIVPAPAPPPSHHINVVTMGPSSVINSVSTSRQNLDTIVQAIQHIEGTQGQEEEQRRAVIVKPVRGCPEAHASDTASDSEASDSDAMDQGREELAGNGGLP
- the TFAP4 gene encoding transcription factor AP-4 isoform X2 gives rise to the protein MQSINAGFQSLKTLIPHTDGEKLSKAAILQQTAEYIFSLEQEKTRLLQQNTQLKRFIQELSGSSPKRRRAEDKDEGIGSPDIWEDEKAEDLRREMIELRQQLDKERSVRMMLEEQVRSLEAHMYPEKLKVIAQQVQLQQQQEQVRLLHQEKLEREQQHLRTQLLPTPAPTHHPTVIVPAPAPPPSHHINVVTMGPSSVINSVSTSRQNLDTIVQAIQHIEGTQGQEEEQRRAVIVKPVRGCPEAHASDTASDSEASDSDAMDQGREELAGNGGLP